Proteins co-encoded in one Rhodospirillales bacterium genomic window:
- the ggt gene encoding gamma-glutamyltransferase, with translation MRDLHQPGRSPVRGTNAAAATSHPLATLAAVDVLREGGNAIDAAVTAAAVLAVVEPHSTGIGGDVFCLYAPAGGGEVIALNGSGRAPAATSAGALRDAGLGAIPFTSPHAVTVPGAVRAWERLLADHGRLGLDRALAPAIAYAVEGYPVGDVIADAWSREHDKLQADPDAAAVFLPQGLPPRAGQVHRQPRLGETMQAIASHGARAFYEGPVAQDIVGKLQAAGGVHTEEDFAAAAVNYVAPIRTRYRGVDVYECPPNGQGIIALLMLNVLSGFDLAKLDPLGPERFHLEAEATRLAYCERAARLADPEHAEVPVEALLSDAHADALRARIDVQRMTPGLTPPDLPEHRDTVYLTVVDADRNAVSFINSLFHSFGSGILAPGSGVMLHNRGAGFSLGPGHPNELMPGKRPMHTIIPAMAVRGDRAWMPFGVMGGHFQPVGQAHFLTNVLDFGMDVQEALDCPRAFHFDGVLSCERGVPRSTRDALERLGHAVDVPDLPFGGGQAISIDPDNGVLSAGSDPRKDGAAIGT, from the coding sequence ATGCGTGACCTTCACCAGCCTGGCCGCTCCCCGGTGCGCGGCACCAACGCCGCCGCCGCGACGTCTCATCCATTGGCCACATTGGCGGCCGTCGACGTGCTGCGCGAAGGCGGCAACGCGATCGACGCGGCGGTTACCGCGGCGGCCGTCCTGGCAGTGGTGGAGCCCCATTCAACCGGAATCGGGGGTGACGTCTTTTGCTTGTACGCGCCGGCGGGCGGCGGTGAAGTCATCGCCCTGAACGGTTCGGGTCGGGCACCCGCGGCGACATCGGCCGGCGCGCTGCGGGACGCCGGGTTAGGGGCGATCCCGTTTACCAGCCCGCACGCGGTGACCGTCCCCGGTGCCGTGCGTGCCTGGGAACGCTTGCTGGCGGATCACGGCCGTCTGGGCCTCGACCGCGCGCTCGCACCGGCCATCGCCTATGCGGTCGAGGGTTATCCGGTCGGCGACGTGATCGCGGACGCCTGGAGCCGCGAACACGACAAGCTGCAGGCGGACCCGGACGCCGCGGCCGTGTTTCTCCCGCAGGGACTTCCGCCCCGCGCGGGACAGGTGCATCGCCAGCCGCGTCTTGGCGAGACCATGCAGGCCATCGCCAGTCACGGGGCAAGGGCCTTCTACGAAGGCCCGGTGGCTCAGGACATCGTCGGCAAGTTGCAGGCAGCGGGCGGTGTGCACACGGAGGAAGACTTTGCGGCTGCTGCCGTCAACTACGTGGCGCCGATACGTACACGGTACCGCGGGGTGGATGTATACGAGTGCCCGCCGAATGGGCAAGGCATCATCGCGCTGCTGATGCTCAACGTGCTGAGCGGGTTCGATCTGGCGAAGCTGGACCCCCTGGGCCCGGAGCGCTTTCACCTTGAAGCCGAAGCGACGCGCTTGGCCTACTGCGAACGTGCGGCGCGACTGGCAGATCCGGAGCACGCCGAGGTGCCCGTGGAAGCCCTGCTAAGCGACGCACACGCTGACGCGCTTCGCGCGCGGATTGATGTGCAGCGGATGACTCCGGGACTTACGCCGCCGGATTTACCCGAACACCGGGATACGGTCTACCTCACCGTCGTGGATGCTGACCGAAACGCGGTGTCGTTCATCAATTCGCTGTTCCATTCGTTCGGAAGCGGGATCCTTGCACCGGGATCCGGTGTGATGCTGCACAACCGCGGAGCGGGCTTTTCGCTCGGACCCGGCCATCCGAACGAGCTCATGCCGGGCAAGCGTCCCATGCATACGATCATCCCCGCGATGGCCGTGCGCGGCGATCGTGCCTGGATGCCCTTCGGTGTGATGGGCGGGCACTTCCAGCCGGTCGGCCAAGCGCACTTTTTGACCAACGTCCTGGACTTTGGCATGGATGTGCAGGAGGCGCTGGATTGCCCGCGGGCATTCCATTTCGACGGTGTGCTGAGTTGCGAGCGGGGGGTGCCCCGCTCGACGCGAGACGCACTGGAGCGCCTTGGACACGCGGTTGACGTCCCTGACCTGCCGTTCGGCGGCGGCCAAGCCATTTCGATCGATCCCGACAACGGGGTCTTGTCGGCAGGCTCCGACCCTCGGAAGGACGGCGCGGCCATCGGCACATAG
- the metF gene encoding methylenetetrahydrofolate reductase [NAD(P)H], protein MTRPSISFEFFPPADAGAVQRLQRVMNLLVQLGPNFFSVTYGADGSTRSRTEGLVCWIRQELPVPPAAHLTCVGSTRSQTNALARRWWSLGIRHIVALRGDPPKGADQYRPEPDGYRNAADLVRGIRAAADFEISVAGYPEPHPESPSPAADIENLKAKVDAGADRVLTQYFFDNACFLRFRDRCRAAGITAPIVPGILPVTDFARVAEFSRRCGVTIPSHMAATFEPLDTDARTREMIAAGAAVSQCEDLRREGVNAFHFYTLNRARLSYAICWWLGLRGRIEASSAGAADPDA, encoded by the coding sequence ATGACACGACCCTCCATCAGCTTTGAGTTTTTCCCGCCCGCGGATGCGGGCGCCGTGCAACGCCTGCAGCGGGTCATGAATCTGCTGGTACAGCTCGGACCCAACTTCTTTTCGGTCACCTATGGTGCCGACGGCTCCACCCGCTCGCGCACCGAAGGACTCGTGTGCTGGATCCGCCAGGAGCTTCCCGTGCCCCCGGCCGCTCATCTGACCTGTGTCGGGTCAACCCGGTCCCAGACGAACGCCCTGGCGCGGCGCTGGTGGTCGCTGGGAATACGGCACATCGTGGCACTTCGCGGCGACCCGCCGAAAGGCGCCGATCAGTATCGCCCGGAACCGGACGGCTACCGCAATGCGGCCGATCTCGTGCGCGGCATCCGCGCTGCCGCCGATTTCGAGATTTCGGTGGCAGGCTATCCGGAGCCGCACCCCGAATCTCCGTCACCGGCAGCGGATATCGAAAACCTGAAGGCCAAGGTGGATGCCGGTGCCGATCGGGTGCTCACGCAGTACTTTTTCGACAATGCCTGTTTCCTACGCTTCCGCGACCGATGCCGCGCCGCTGGCATTACGGCGCCGATCGTGCCCGGGATACTCCCGGTCACCGATTTCGCGCGGGTCGCGGAATTCAGCCGCCGCTGCGGCGTGACGATCCCGTCGCACATGGCCGCGACCTTCGAGCCCCTGGACACCGACGCCCGTACCCGCGAAATGATCGCCGCAGGCGCTGCGGTGTCGCAATGCGAAGATCTCCGGCGCGAGGGGGTGAACGCGTTTCACTTCTATACGTTGAACCGTGCTCGGCTCAGCTACGCGATCTGCTGGTGGCTGGGCCTCCGTGGACGCATTGAGGCGTCGTCGGCCGGGGCGGCGGACCCGGACGCATGA
- the metH gene encoding methionine synthase: MSGPAADMAVRRRELERRLRERILLLDGAFGTMLQGRGLEERDYRGGRFREHPHDLAGNFDILCLTRPDVVADVHDAYLGVGADIIETCTFSATSIAQADYGTGDLAREINYAAARIAREVAARHEADGRSRFVAGALGPTNRTASVSPVVEDPAARNVTYDELRRAYRTAALGLIEGGADLLLVETVFDTLNGKAALHAIAEAFDRAGVRLPVMISGTITDASGRTLTGQTPAAFWASVRHARPFSIGFNCALGARELRPHLQEIAHLADRPVCLYPNAGLPNAFGGYDETPSSMAADLGEFAENGWLNIAGGCCGTTPEHIAAIRDAVVDKAPRTAAPPMSYCFLSGLEPLAINQDTGFVNVGERTNVTGSARFRRLVLDGDFDAALEVARDQVRNGAQIIDINLDEAMLDVEAAMARFLRLIAAEPEISRVPLMLDSSSWSVLEAGLRNVQGKPIVNSISLKEGEAAFRQQAEAVLRHGAAVVVMAFDEQGQAETAERKVEICGRAYRILVDEVGFPPEDIIFDPNIFAVATGIEEHDDYAVAFLEACRQIKATLPGSLVSGGLSNLSFSFRGNDSVRKAMHSVFLYHAIAAGLDMAIVNAGQLAVYADLPATLRETVEDVVLNRQPDAAQRLLEIAAGPVRALETEDETDPEWRRKPVGERLMHSLVEGITEFIIEDVEIARQQVEDPLDVIEGPLMDGMSRVGDLFGSGQMFLPQVVKSARVMKQAVNHLEPFIEARKQGRARARGRIVLATVKGDVHDIGKNIVGVVLGCNHFEVIDLGVMVPSAAILEAARDHDADMVGLSGLITPSLREMCLVAGEMEREALRIPLLIGGATTSKAHTAVKIAPEYSGPVVHVADASRAVTVASSLASSTRAPTLVAEVQEEYGRIREQHGDRRRRSNRLPLEEARKRRIHIDWSNGIPPPPRDTDLLQFAAYDLDELAEQIDWTPFFHTWELTGKWPQILDDPVVGEAAQGLFRDAQAMLRRIVDERLLEARGVTRMFPANAVDDDVEVYADATRSDVRARFVFLRQQMDKSAGRPNLCLADFVAPKTTGLADHIGAFAVTAGIGMDAAREGQDAYAEILLQSLADRLAEAFAERMHERVRKEFWGYAPDEDLDNEALIDEAYQGIRPAPGYPACPDHSEKRTLFQLLEADTRAGITLTNSFAMMPAASVSGLYFAHPETRYFGVGRIGRDQVEDYARRKGFAVAEAEETLAANLGYAPEDC; encoded by the coding sequence ATGAGCGGACCGGCAGCGGACATGGCCGTCCGGCGGCGAGAGCTGGAGCGCCGTCTCCGCGAACGGATTCTCCTGCTGGACGGCGCGTTCGGCACCATGTTGCAGGGGCGAGGTCTCGAGGAGCGTGACTACCGAGGGGGGCGCTTCCGGGAGCATCCGCACGACCTTGCGGGCAACTTCGACATCCTCTGCCTGACTCGCCCGGACGTGGTGGCGGATGTTCACGACGCCTATCTCGGCGTGGGCGCCGACATCATCGAGACCTGCACCTTCAGCGCGACGTCCATCGCCCAGGCGGATTACGGAACCGGGGATCTGGCGCGGGAGATCAACTACGCTGCGGCCCGCATCGCCCGGGAGGTCGCCGCCCGCCACGAAGCCGACGGTCGGTCACGCTTTGTGGCCGGGGCCCTGGGCCCGACCAATCGGACAGCGTCAGTTTCGCCGGTAGTCGAAGACCCGGCCGCGCGCAACGTCACCTACGACGAGCTCCGCCGGGCGTATCGGACGGCCGCGCTCGGCTTGATCGAGGGCGGCGCGGACCTGCTGCTGGTCGAGACGGTGTTTGACACCCTGAACGGCAAGGCGGCGCTGCACGCCATTGCCGAGGCGTTTGATCGCGCCGGGGTTCGACTGCCAGTCATGATCTCCGGCACGATTACGGACGCGTCGGGGCGGACGCTGACCGGCCAGACACCGGCCGCCTTCTGGGCGTCCGTGCGCCATGCCCGGCCGTTTTCGATCGGGTTCAACTGCGCCCTGGGGGCGCGGGAGCTTCGCCCGCATCTCCAGGAGATCGCCCATCTCGCTGACCGGCCAGTGTGTCTCTATCCGAACGCGGGGCTCCCCAACGCCTTCGGCGGCTACGACGAAACGCCGTCGAGCATGGCCGCCGACCTCGGCGAGTTCGCCGAGAACGGGTGGCTGAACATCGCGGGCGGTTGCTGCGGGACCACGCCCGAGCACATCGCCGCCATCCGGGATGCCGTCGTGGACAAGGCTCCGCGAACGGCCGCGCCGCCGATGTCGTACTGCTTCCTGTCCGGACTGGAGCCGCTCGCCATCAACCAGGACACCGGCTTCGTCAATGTCGGCGAACGCACCAACGTCACGGGGTCGGCCCGGTTTCGGCGACTCGTGCTGGACGGGGATTTCGACGCGGCGCTGGAGGTGGCCCGCGACCAGGTCCGGAACGGCGCCCAGATCATCGACATCAATCTCGACGAAGCGATGCTCGATGTGGAAGCGGCGATGGCGCGGTTCCTCCGCCTGATTGCCGCGGAGCCGGAAATCAGCCGGGTGCCGCTGATGCTGGATTCCTCGAGCTGGTCCGTGCTGGAGGCGGGCCTCAGGAACGTCCAGGGCAAGCCCATCGTGAACTCGATCAGCCTCAAGGAAGGCGAGGCGGCGTTCCGCCAGCAGGCGGAAGCGGTCCTGCGACACGGCGCTGCCGTCGTGGTGATGGCCTTCGACGAACAGGGACAGGCGGAGACGGCCGAACGAAAGGTCGAGATCTGCGGGCGCGCCTATCGGATTCTGGTGGACGAGGTTGGCTTCCCCCCTGAGGACATCATCTTCGATCCCAACATCTTTGCCGTGGCCACCGGCATCGAGGAGCACGACGACTACGCGGTCGCGTTTCTCGAGGCCTGCCGTCAGATCAAGGCAACGCTGCCCGGAAGTCTCGTGTCCGGGGGTCTCTCCAACCTCTCCTTTTCGTTCCGCGGCAACGACAGCGTCCGCAAGGCCATGCACTCGGTGTTCCTCTACCACGCCATCGCGGCCGGGCTCGACATGGCGATCGTCAACGCAGGGCAGCTCGCCGTCTACGCGGACCTTCCCGCGACCCTCCGGGAAACGGTGGAGGACGTCGTCCTCAACCGACAGCCGGACGCCGCGCAGCGTCTGCTCGAGATAGCCGCCGGACCAGTCCGTGCCCTCGAGACCGAAGACGAAACGGACCCCGAATGGCGCCGCAAACCAGTCGGTGAGCGGCTGATGCATTCCCTGGTCGAGGGAATCACCGAGTTCATCATCGAGGACGTCGAGATTGCCCGCCAACAAGTGGAGGATCCGCTCGACGTCATCGAGGGCCCGTTGATGGACGGCATGAGCCGGGTGGGCGACCTGTTCGGTTCGGGGCAGATGTTCCTGCCCCAGGTCGTCAAGAGCGCCCGAGTCATGAAACAGGCAGTGAACCACCTGGAGCCGTTCATCGAAGCGCGCAAGCAGGGGCGGGCCCGCGCCCGGGGTCGCATCGTGCTTGCCACCGTGAAAGGTGACGTGCACGACATCGGCAAGAACATCGTCGGCGTCGTGCTCGGGTGCAACCACTTCGAGGTCATCGACCTTGGCGTCATGGTTCCGTCTGCGGCCATCCTGGAGGCCGCCCGTGATCACGACGCCGACATGGTGGGCCTGTCAGGGCTGATCACGCCGTCGCTCCGCGAAATGTGCTTGGTCGCCGGCGAGATGGAGCGCGAAGCGCTCCGCATCCCGCTCCTGATCGGCGGTGCAACCACCTCCAAGGCCCATACCGCGGTGAAGATTGCGCCAGAGTACTCCGGCCCGGTCGTGCATGTGGCCGATGCGTCGCGCGCCGTAACCGTCGCCTCCAGCCTCGCCAGCAGCACGCGCGCCCCGACGCTGGTCGCTGAAGTGCAGGAGGAATATGGAAGGATCCGCGAGCAGCACGGGGATCGACGCAGACGTTCCAACCGCTTACCGCTCGAGGAGGCGCGGAAGCGACGAATCCACATTGACTGGAGCAACGGGATCCCGCCTCCGCCCCGCGACACCGATCTGCTCCAATTCGCGGCCTACGACCTCGATGAACTCGCGGAGCAAATCGACTGGACACCGTTCTTCCACACTTGGGAACTCACGGGGAAGTGGCCCCAGATTCTCGATGACCCGGTGGTCGGCGAGGCCGCTCAGGGCCTCTTCCGGGATGCCCAGGCCATGTTGCGGCGGATCGTGGACGAGCGGTTGCTGGAAGCTCGGGGGGTCACCCGGATGTTTCCGGCCAACGCCGTCGATGACGACGTCGAGGTGTACGCCGACGCCACCCGCTCGGATGTGCGGGCGCGGTTCGTCTTCCTTCGCCAGCAGATGGACAAGTCCGCCGGTCGTCCCAACCTTTGTCTGGCCGACTTCGTTGCCCCCAAGACAACGGGGCTGGCCGACCACATCGGCGCGTTCGCCGTCACTGCCGGCATCGGCATGGACGCCGCGAGGGAAGGCCAGGATGCGTACGCCGAGATCCTTCTCCAGTCGCTGGCCGACCGCCTTGCCGAAGCCTTCGCGGAACGCATGCACGAAAGAGTGCGGAAGGAGTTCTGGGGTTACGCGCCCGACGAGGACCTGGACAACGAGGCTTTGATCGACGAGGCGTATCAGGGCATCCGTCCGGCTCCGGGATATCCGGCCTGTCCCGATCACAGCGAGAAGCGCACGCTGTTTCAACTGTTGGAGGCCGACACCCGCGCCGGCATCACCCTCACCAACAGTTTCGCGATGATGCCGGCCGCGTCGGTCTCCGGTCTCTACTTCGCCCATCCGGAGACGAGATACTTCGGTGTCGGCCGGATCGGCCGAGACCAGGTGGAGGACTACGCCCGGCGCAAGGGATTCGCCGTGGCGGAAGCAGAGGAAACGCTTGCCGCCAATCTCGGGTACGCCCCGGAGGACTGTTAG